In Arthrobacter citreus, a single genomic region encodes these proteins:
- a CDS encoding DUF3889 domain-containing protein has translation MKKIYKVIFIFSFLLCIFSNLDIATAQQHVYDPPYAKWGKIAVEKTIQKYPQADVIDYLHIGREQKSPTNSIEKFKLWLRLKNGSREFGVFVNVEFETRTEKFIGISYTETDR, from the coding sequence ATGAAAAAAATATATAAAGTCATTTTCATTTTCTCATTCTTACTTTGTATTTTCAGCAATCTAGACATCGCTACTGCACAACAACATGTTTATGATCCTCCATATGCAAAATGGGGAAAAATCGCAGTAGAAAAAACAATACAAAAATACCCACAAGCGGATGTAATAGACTATTTGCATATAGGTAGGGAACAAAAATCACCAACCAACTCAATCGAAAAGTTCAAACTTTGGTTACGATTAAAAAATGGAAGCAGAGAATTTGGCGTTTTTGTTAATGTTGAATTCGAAACGAGGACTGAGAAATTTATTGGCATCAGCTATACTGAAACAGATCGATAA
- the sleB gene encoding spore cortex-lytic enzyme, which translates to MQRKFYLKTALIIFSVICISLIMVNSYLPKKQVDAFSSQVLSRGSTGQDVKELQERLIFIGFLDDKADGVFGWNTYWALRNFQKEFGMKVDGIAGTKLKEMLTKATKNYKGTTSNNTANNNSNSNNNSNNNSNNNSNNNNKPNTSKPNNSDSKPNDKPIANAPNGYTDNDIKLIANAVYGESRGEPYIGQVAVAAVILNRLTNASFPNSISGVIYQPGAFTAVADGQINLTPNAQAKKAVIDAINGWDPTTGCIYYYNPKTATNQWIRGRPIIITIGQHIFCK; encoded by the coding sequence TTGCAAAGAAAATTTTATTTAAAAACTGCACTGATAATTTTTTCTGTAATATGCATTTCACTGATCATGGTAAATTCATATTTGCCAAAAAAACAAGTTGATGCATTTAGTAGTCAAGTTCTAAGTCGTGGATCCACAGGTCAGGACGTTAAGGAGCTTCAAGAACGACTTATCTTTATTGGATTTCTAGACGATAAAGCTGACGGAGTTTTTGGTTGGAATACTTACTGGGCTCTGCGTAATTTCCAAAAGGAATTTGGTATGAAGGTTGATGGTATTGCGGGTACAAAATTAAAAGAAATGCTAACAAAAGCAACAAAAAATTATAAAGGTACTACTTCAAATAACACAGCAAATAATAACTCTAATTCAAACAATAACTCAAACAATAACTCAAATAATAACTCAAATAACAATAATAAACCAAATACAAGTAAACCAAATAATTCGGATTCAAAACCAAATGATAAACCGATTGCAAATGCGCCAAATGGTTATACAGATAACGATATAAAATTAATAGCAAATGCAGTATACGGAGAATCTCGTGGTGAGCCGTATATTGGTCAAGTTGCTGTGGCAGCAGTTATTTTAAACCGTTTAACGAACGCTTCTTTTCCTAACTCAATATCTGGTGTTATTTATCAACCAGGTGCGTTTACAGCAGTAGCAGACGGTCAAATCAATTTAACACCAAATGCTCAAGCTAAAAAAGCAGTAATTGATGCGATTAACGGTTGGGATCCGACAACAGGATGTATTTACTATTACAATCCTAAAACAGCAACAAATCAATGGATTCGTGGTCGCCCTATTATCATTACAATTGGCCAACATATATTCTGTAAATGA
- the ypeB gene encoding germination protein YpeB translates to MMKGSWIVAGVLGAALIGSGYYGYTQHQQLNEMNLKAENNYQRAFNELTFDMDLLHDKIGTTLAMNSRSSLSPALADVWRISIQSKSDIAQLPLKFVPFDKTQAFLTGVGNFSYKTAVRDLNKEPLTDKEFTSLKNMYSTADKIQDGLRNVQTNIMNKNLSWIDVGQMSEEKKAPRDNSIVDGFKHIEQVKATTDQDFGPTFTNGQEASKGLRKLTGKKIDQNKAEKIAKDFVPLKNVSKIQVTRSNGNKFEPFYAVTMNHSNPTADTYMQITQTAGLPIFFMTNRPISKQQISLDDAVKKGLNYLNSKNYKNMELYDSTQYDSVGVLQYVKSVDNVRIYPEALQLKVALDNGQIIGFNAKNYITSNHVRKIPTPKLTLEQARAKLNKNVKVEEERLAIILSDFNKEILTYEFLGTYNHDTYDIYINAMNGNEEKVKKL, encoded by the coding sequence ATTATGAAAGGTAGTTGGATCGTTGCTGGTGTATTAGGAGCCGCTTTAATCGGTTCAGGTTATTATGGATATACGCAACATCAGCAATTGAATGAAATGAATTTAAAAGCAGAAAATAATTACCAAAGAGCTTTCAACGAATTAACATTCGACATGGATTTATTACATGATAAAATCGGTACGACATTAGCAATGAATTCTAGGTCATCCCTCTCCCCTGCTTTAGCAGATGTGTGGAGAATTTCGATTCAATCAAAGTCAGATATCGCACAGCTTCCATTGAAATTTGTGCCTTTTGACAAAACGCAAGCCTTTTTAACTGGAGTTGGAAATTTTAGCTATAAAACAGCGGTTCGCGACTTAAATAAGGAACCTTTGACGGATAAGGAATTTACTTCACTAAAAAATATGTATTCAACTGCAGACAAAATTCAAGATGGATTACGTAATGTACAAACAAATATCATGAATAAAAACTTAAGTTGGATTGATGTTGGTCAAATGTCTGAAGAAAAAAAAGCACCTCGCGACAATAGTATCGTGGATGGATTTAAACATATTGAACAAGTAAAAGCAACAACTGATCAAGATTTTGGTCCTACTTTTACGAATGGTCAAGAAGCATCCAAAGGCTTAAGAAAACTTACTGGGAAAAAAATTGATCAAAATAAAGCAGAAAAAATCGCAAAAGATTTTGTTCCGCTTAAAAATGTCAGTAAAATTCAAGTCACGAGAAGTAATGGTAATAAATTTGAGCCTTTTTATGCGGTAACGATGAACCATTCTAACCCAACCGCTGATACTTATATGCAGATAACTCAAACTGCTGGTTTACCGATCTTTTTCATGACAAATCGACCAATTAGCAAACAGCAAATTAGTTTGGATGATGCAGTGAAAAAAGGGTTAAATTATTTGAATTCCAAAAACTATAAAAACATGGAATTATACGATAGTACCCAATATGATTCTGTAGGTGTACTACAATACGTAAAATCTGTAGATAACGTGCGTATTTATCCAGAAGCATTACAATTAAAAGTTGCATTAGATAACGGGCAAATTATCGGATTTAATGCTAAAAACTATATAACATCTAACCATGTACGTAAGATTCCAACGCCAAAGCTCACTTTAGAGCAAGCAAGAGCAAAACTTAATAAAAACGTAAAAGTTGAAGAAGAACGGTTAGCAATCATACTAAGTGATTTTAATAAAGAGATTCTTACTTATGAATTTTTAGGTACGTATAATCACGATACTTATGATATTTATATTAATGCAATGAATGGGAATGAAGAAAAAGTTAAAAAACTATAA